The Candidatus Binatia bacterium genome has a window encoding:
- a CDS encoding DUF2905 domain-containing protein, translated as MGTFGKTLILFGILLVVLGVLFSLGSKIPWLGRLPGDIYISRGNFTFYFPLTTCVLLSLIITLVLYLFRR; from the coding sequence ATGGGGACTTTTGGGAAGACGCTCATTCTCTTCGGCATCCTTCTCGTCGTTCTCGGGGTGCTTTTCTCGCTCGGATCGAAGATCCCGTGGCTCGGCCGGCTCCCCGGCGACATCTATATCAGCAGGGGAAATTTCACTTTTTATTTTCCGCTCACCACCTGTGTACTGCTGAGCCTCATTATTACTCTTGTCCTTTACCTGTTCCGAAGGTAA